The DNA window CCTCATCCTTCCTCGACAACATGCTCCAGCCCGACCGCGACAATGCCTTCGTCATCCAGTTCGGCCGTCAGACAGACCTCCTCGCCGACGTCACCAGCTCCATGCCGAAACTCCAGGCAGCGCTGCAAAAGATCGACGCCGACCGCGACAAACCCCAGTTCAATCAGGATGACCGCAACGACAACGGCAACTCAGGCAACAGCGGAAACACCAGTAACAACGGAGGCTACGGCGGACAAGGCCGTCACGGCGGAAGCGGTGCCCCGCGCGGAGGAGCAGGTGGCGGCACCCTCCTTTACGACGCCGTCTACCTCGCCTCCACCGAAGTCATCCCCAAACCTGCAAAGGACGCCAAACCCACCGGCCCCAACCGCCGCGCGCTCATCCTGCTCACCGATGGCGACGACCGCGGCTCCCGCGAATCCCTCACCGACGCCATTGAAGCCGCCCAGCGCGCCGACTTCACCGTCTACGCCATCTACTACAAAGGCGAACAGGACCACGGCGGCGGCAGCGGCTTTCCCGGACGCTTCCCCGGCGGACGCGGTGGCTTCCCCGGCGGTGGCGGGCGCATGGGCGGCGGTGCCGACCAGCGCGACAAAAACGACGGCAAAAAAATCCTGCAGCGCATGACCGAAGAAACCGGCGGCCGCATGTTTGAAGTCACCAAAAAATACACCGTCGCCGACATCTACAAGGACATCGCGGAAGAACTCCGCAGCCAGTACCGCCTCGGCTTCTCACCCGTGAACAACGACGACGGCTACCACCGCCTCACCGTCGACATCCCCAAACAGAAGAAACTCATCCTGCAATACCGCGACGGCTATTACACCGGCGCCGTCAAACAGTAAAAATGCGCTTTGAGAAGAAGACCGACCGCAGCCCGCTGATGAGCTTGGATTGTTAGTAAAACTCACGCTCATCAGCGGGCTGTGTCACGCCGACATACGTTGTGATCCATACTTCACAAAAAAACTCACTCACTCCGCGCGTCTTCACACCATGAACAGCCATACTGGTTGTCACCATGAAAAAACTTACGTTTGCTGCGCTGGCGCTGGTCGTCGCAGCCGGAAACCTCTTCGCGTCAGAGCCGGACGGCCTCACGCTTCCTCGCGGCTTTCACGCAACGGTAGTCGCTGAAGGCCTGGGCCCCATCCGCCAC is part of the Terriglobus sp. RCC_193 genome and encodes:
- a CDS encoding VWA domain-containing protein; the encoded protein is MRYPAPVAALLCASLLASPLPVLAQETKTQTLNVDARLVVVPVTVRDSKEKLVRTLTKDDFTLTVDAKSQNIRYFDKENNLPLTLGLMVDVSGSQRTVLDAERTASSSFLDNMLQPDRDNAFVIQFGRQTDLLADVTSSMPKLQAALQKIDADRDKPQFNQDDRNDNGNSGNSGNTSNNGGYGGQGRHGGSGAPRGGAGGGTLLYDAVYLASTEVIPKPAKDAKPTGPNRRALILLTDGDDRGSRESLTDAIEAAQRADFTVYAIYYKGEQDHGGGSGFPGRFPGGRGGFPGGGGRMGGGADQRDKNDGKKILQRMTEETGGRMFEVTKKYTVADIYKDIAEELRSQYRLGFSPVNNDDGYHRLTVDIPKQKKLILQYRDGYYTGAVKQ